One genomic window of Osmia bicornis bicornis chromosome 3, iOsmBic2.1, whole genome shotgun sequence includes the following:
- the LOC114881418 gene encoding uncharacterized protein LOC114881418 has protein sequence MSAVISCKRNTVQLKKMWSNMKAAQRSAIMRERQSRMATGGGPAEPAAEINPEIAEIVPSLMQNAPSILSSNYTEEELANRREAIFHGVYILDDVELDDNPICINTSQGSRNVTSEGTDEGREEENCNRSLQSKKLEIDQIVDSALQRKPQKAATSTAPKMDYDERRLKFERIRRTMKSEEELADLKLRHEQRKNELEIEFLKTKYDFEIRAVAAAAEKAEFELKEVKASSHHNSALERRK, from the exons ATGTCGGCTGTGATTTCATGCAAG aggAATACTGTACAACTTAAGAAGATGTGGAGTAACATGAAAGCTGCGCAACGAAGCGCGATCATGAGGGAAAGGCAATCCCGAATGGCAACAGGGGGAGGACCGGCAGAACCGGCAGCCGAAATAAACCCTGAAATAGCGGAGATCGTGCCATCGTTGATGCAGAATGCACCAAGTATATTATCTTCCAATTACACAGAGGAAGAGTTGGCGAACAGACGCGAAGCTATATTTCATGGAGTATACATTTTGGACGATGTTGAATTGGATGATAATCCAATTTGTATAAATACGAGTCAGGGAAGTAGAAACGTTACATCGGAAGGTACTGATGAGGGCCGTGAAGAAGAAAACTGTAATCGGTCCCTACAAagtaaaaaattagaaattgatCAAATCGTGGACAGCGCGCTGCAGCGAAAACCGCAGAAAGCAGCCACTTCCACCGCTCCAAAGATGGATTATGATGAGAGGAGGTTGAAATTCGAGCGAATAAGACGCACAATGAAGAGCGAGGAAGAATTGGCCGATTTGAAACTGCGGCACGAGCAACGGAAAAATGAATTGgaaatcgaatttttaaaaacaaaatatgatTTCGAAATCCGTGCCGTAGCCGCAGCAGCAGAGAAAGCtgaatttgaattaaaagaaGTGAAAG CCTCCTCTCATCATAATTCAGCTTTGGAGCGGCGGAAGTGA
- the LOC114881419 gene encoding putative nuclease HARBI1 yields the protein MNFEDIDDIEDIEDIEDIQNEHPEISRRYIRDGSDLFDCFDEEEFRRRYRFTKDSVLNGILPKIEAGLHKSNNRGLPIPPAMQLLICLRYYATASFQVILGDTMNVSQPTVSRIVFRVSSLIGSLMTEYIKFPRDPDNSTQNRRLFNNLGHGNGAIGLPGVDGAIDCTHIRLTASRFNNMEEMYRNRKGYFSLNVQAVVGPCMEFLDIVPEWPGSAHDSRIFRTSQLHMRYVTGELDGILVGDGGYPCLPFLMTPLRNPQTEEEIRYNEIQIRTRQIVERTFGVWKRRFPCLSRGLTTKLLCSTTTVVACAVLHNLALIFNDTLVQEDEI from the exons atgaaCTTCGAGGATATCGATGATATCGAGGACATTGAGGACATTGAGGACATCCAGAATGAACATCCAGAAATATCAAGGCGATACATTCGAGACGGGAGTGATCTGTTTGATTGTTTTGACGAGGAAGAATTCCGTAGACGCTACCGTTTCACGAAAGACTCTgttttaaatggaattttgCCTAAAATTGAAGCAGGGCTACATAAAAGTAATAATCGGGGTTTACCGATCCCTCCTGCGATGCAGCTCTTAATTTGTTTGCGGTATTATGCTACTGCAAGTTTTCAAG TTATTCTGGGAGACACGATGAATGTTTCTCAGCCCACAGTCTCCCGCATAGTATTTAGGGTGAGTTCACTAATAGGCAGTCTGATGACGGAGTATATTAAGTTTCCCAGGGATCCGGACAATTCCACTCAAAATCGCAGGTTATTCAATAATCTGGGACACGGAAACGGAGCTATTGGTTTACCAG GTGTGGATGGCGCTATTGATTGCACCCACATTAGATTAACAGCATCCAGATTCAACAACATGGAAGAAATGTACCGGAATAGAaaaggatatttttcattgaatgTTCAG GCTGTCGTGGGTCCTTGTATGGAATTTTTGGATATCGTACCAGAGTGGCCTGGCAGTGCTCATGATAGCAGAATTTTTCGTACATCCCAATTACACATGCGATATGTGACGGGAGAATTAGATGGAATCCTTGTCGGGGATGGTGGATATCCATGTCTGCCTTTTCTTATGACACCCCTGCGGAATCCCCAGactgaagaagaaataag GTACAATGAAATCCAGATCAGGACCCGACAAATAGTAGAGAGAACGTTCGGTGTTTGGAAGCGCCGTTTTCCATGTCTGTCAAGGGGTCTAACAACGAAGCTATTATGTTCCACAACAACGGTAGTTGCATGTGCTGTGTTGCACAATTTAGCCCTCATTTTCAATGACACTCTTGTTCaagaagatgaaatttaa